The following are encoded in a window of Limibacter armeniacum genomic DNA:
- the hflC gene encoding protease modulator HflC: MKHIGIIGTLILAGMVLIVFFQTVYVVDETEQVVVTQFGKPVGEAVTKPGIQFKVPFIQKANYFDKRYLEWDGDPNQIPTKDKKFIFVDTYARWQITDPLQFFKRLTNERGAQSRLDDILDGETRNFIANHLLEETVRSSNRQPVESDVISELIGDSLSVINVGRDKIQQMIQQSANKQAEDLGIAILDFRFKRINYVEEVRTQVYERMKSERFRIADKFRSEGQGEASRINGEKEKKLKIIQSDAFRKAEGIKGEADAEAAAIYARAYDQTNSSREFYGFLKSMETFQNTFNKETSVILSTDSELYRFLKDMK, translated from the coding sequence ATGAAACATATAGGAATAATTGGAACACTGATTCTGGCTGGAATGGTACTGATTGTATTCTTCCAAACTGTTTATGTTGTAGATGAGACTGAACAGGTGGTGGTAACGCAATTTGGTAAACCTGTAGGCGAAGCCGTAACAAAACCTGGTATACAGTTTAAAGTCCCTTTTATACAGAAAGCTAATTACTTTGATAAACGCTATCTGGAGTGGGATGGAGATCCTAACCAAATCCCAACCAAAGACAAGAAATTCATTTTTGTTGATACTTATGCACGTTGGCAGATTACTGACCCACTACAGTTTTTCAAACGATTAACCAATGAGCGCGGCGCACAATCTCGCCTAGATGATATACTAGATGGGGAAACCCGAAACTTTATAGCCAATCACCTTTTGGAAGAAACTGTCCGTAGCAGCAATCGCCAGCCTGTAGAGTCAGACGTAATCAGTGAGCTGATTGGTGATTCACTTAGTGTCATTAATGTCGGTCGAGACAAGATTCAGCAAATGATACAACAGTCGGCAAATAAACAAGCCGAAGACTTGGGAATTGCGATCCTTGACTTTCGCTTCAAGCGTATCAACTATGTAGAGGAAGTTAGAACACAAGTGTATGAAAGAATGAAAAGTGAGCGATTCCGAATTGCTGACAAGTTCCGTTCTGAAGGACAAGGTGAGGCTTCCCGTATCAATGGTGAAAAGGAGAAAAAGCTCAAGATAATTCAATCTGACGCTTTCAGAAAAGCTGAGGGAATCAAAGGCGAGGCTGATGCGGAAGCGGCTGCCATTTATGCTCGTGCTTACGACCAGACCAATAGCTCAAGGGAGTTTTATGGCTTCCTGAAGTCAATGGAAACTTTTCAGAATACCTTCAATAAGGAAACGTCTGTAATTCTTTCTACTGACAGTGAGCTTTATAGATTCTTAAAAGACATGAAATAA
- a CDS encoding potassium channel protein, with translation MYVLSVFQRLRKRIDNSPGKQLVYILIWCVVLFIAFGVLFKWLEDVSWEESFWQAWQTFTTVGYGNKPAETLEGRIVTMFLSTLGIAFVGMLFSTAFDYKQYLKDQKRLGFMENPIRNGYVIFNFPGTSVTTRLIRELRNVEKGVGLCIVDGNLEQLPDSLQSEKDLHFVKGNILSQDTYEKAHLNENKAVIVFPVDKNNKASDGSTRTMIDLVKRFTNGGTRIMHVLVDEENAWMFEDTSSTQIYGDLEVLALVQECQDQHSAQIIEQLLSNSQGASPHTVYPKKVIGWTWSELEEKVTIAKRNSGTNCNLFALVQNGKLNTCPPSDQIITEDAVISVIAYKDFNWSNFEQQLS, from the coding sequence ATGTATGTACTCAGTGTATTTCAACGATTGAGAAAACGCATCGATAACTCACCAGGCAAGCAACTCGTCTATATCCTGATTTGGTGTGTTGTCCTGTTTATTGCTTTTGGGGTCCTATTTAAATGGCTGGAAGATGTCAGTTGGGAAGAGTCCTTCTGGCAAGCTTGGCAGACATTCACAACCGTCGGTTATGGTAACAAGCCTGCCGAAACATTAGAGGGACGTATCGTAACGATGTTCCTTAGTACCTTAGGCATTGCATTCGTGGGGATGCTTTTTTCAACTGCTTTTGACTACAAACAATATCTTAAAGATCAAAAAAGACTTGGCTTCATGGAAAATCCTATCAGAAATGGTTATGTGATATTTAATTTCCCTGGCACTTCCGTAACGACCCGCCTGATTCGCGAGTTAAGAAACGTGGAAAAAGGTGTGGGACTATGTATTGTAGATGGTAATCTTGAGCAATTACCTGACAGCCTGCAAAGCGAAAAGGATCTTCATTTCGTAAAAGGTAACATCTTGAGTCAGGATACCTATGAAAAAGCACATCTCAATGAAAACAAGGCTGTAATTGTTTTCCCTGTTGATAAAAACAACAAGGCTTCTGATGGCTCAACACGAACAATGATTGACTTGGTAAAACGCTTTACCAATGGAGGAACACGCATAATGCACGTACTAGTTGACGAGGAAAATGCATGGATGTTTGAAGATACCAGCTCTACTCAAATTTATGGAGACCTTGAAGTATTGGCACTAGTCCAAGAGTGTCAGGATCAACATTCGGCACAAATCATTGAGCAACTTCTCAGTAATTCACAAGGTGCAAGCCCACATACTGTTTATCCGAAAAAAGTAATTGGTTGGACTTGGAGTGAACTAGAGGAAAAAGTTACCATTGCCAAAAGAAACTCTGGCACCAATTGTAACTTGTTTGCTTTGGTTCAAAATGGCAAGCTCAATACCTGTCCTCCTTCTGACCAGATCATCACAGAAGATGCGGTTATCTCAGTTATAGCTTATAAAGACTTCAATTGGAGTAATTTTGAACAGCAACTAAGCTAG
- a CDS encoding ferredoxin--NADP reductase gives MNDYYTLKVKEVVKETDDAVTLRFKQPIFKKIKYQSGQFLTLIFNIDGIKSRRSYSMCSTPSLDSTIDVTVKRVEGGLVSNYINDHITEGSSVEVMQPMGLFTFEPDKSKSRHIVLWGAGSGITPLMSIMKSVLFFEPESKVSLVYGNRTEDSIIFKDKLDILKERFGDRLQVVHVLSRPDHTWGGYSGRIDDIKVVNIMNKLPKMEEARHFLCGPEGLMESVKTGLKTLRVSNSSIHYESFVPKQDAVAEDISTHKVKVILDGEEDEFTVTPDKTILEAGLDEGLDLPYSCQSGVCTACRGKCISGKVQMTEHDALSEDEIKQGYVLTCQSHPMTDNVVIEMG, from the coding sequence ATGAACGATTACTATACATTAAAAGTCAAAGAAGTGGTCAAGGAAACAGATGATGCTGTTACCCTACGCTTCAAGCAGCCTATTTTCAAGAAGATCAAGTATCAGTCAGGACAGTTTCTTACCCTGATTTTCAATATAGACGGCATAAAAAGCAGACGTTCTTACTCTATGTGTTCAACTCCTTCATTGGACAGTACCATTGATGTCACCGTGAAGCGAGTAGAAGGAGGTTTGGTTTCTAATTACATCAATGACCACATTACAGAAGGCAGCTCTGTAGAGGTTATGCAACCAATGGGGCTTTTCACTTTTGAGCCAGACAAGTCTAAATCCAGACACATTGTTCTTTGGGGTGCAGGCAGTGGTATTACTCCACTAATGTCAATTATGAAGTCCGTTTTGTTCTTCGAGCCAGAGAGTAAGGTCTCCCTCGTTTATGGCAACCGAACTGAAGACAGTATCATTTTTAAAGATAAGCTTGATATCCTGAAAGAGCGATTCGGTGACAGATTACAGGTTGTTCATGTTTTAAGCCGTCCTGATCATACTTGGGGTGGTTATTCTGGTAGAATAGACGACATCAAAGTCGTTAATATCATGAACAAGCTACCCAAAATGGAAGAAGCACGTCACTTCCTCTGTGGTCCTGAAGGCCTAATGGAGTCTGTAAAAACTGGACTGAAAACACTTCGTGTATCTAATTCAAGCATCCACTATGAAAGCTTTGTTCCTAAACAGGACGCTGTAGCTGAAGATATTTCAACTCATAAGGTAAAAGTAATTTTGGATGGTGAAGAGGATGAGTTTACCGTAACTCCTGACAAGACAATCCTTGAAGCTGGTTTGGACGAAGGCTTAGACCTCCCTTATTCATGCCAAAGTGGTGTTTGTACTGCTTGCCGAGGTAAATGTATCTCAGGGAAGGTTCAAATGACAGAGCATGATGCCCTCAGTGAAGATGAAATCAAACAAGGGTATGTACTAACTTGTCAAAGTCATCCAATGACTGACAACGTTGTCATCGAGATGGGATAA
- a CDS encoding S46 family peptidase yields the protein MLKRTIILALMAVLSLQGFAAESAKKPSDEGMWLPMFIDRLNYVDMKKMGLKLTPEEIYSVNNSSLKDAIISFGGFCTGEIVSDRGLILTNHHCGYDGIQMVSTVEKNYLENGFWARNHAEEIPIEGLFVRFLVRMDDVTERINKELGDLTMDERIKKAQELMKQVQTEAEEKNPNYEIQVKSFFDNNEFYMFTYERYDDIRLVGTPPESIGKFGGDTDNWMWPRHTGDFSMFRVYASKDNKPAAYSKENVPYKPKHHLPVSINGVIKDDFAMIMGYPGSTDRYLTSYGVEHQIDVFNPLFVEMRDARLKTWRKYMDADPKVRLQYASKFASTANYWKYFMGQTKGLKRLKVYDKKQKEEDAFTKWVNADDSRKTAYSDALPNIEEGFKAKHDATTELILFTQAARAIESTKLINALQGYAKSMGGEPAPEAKEKILKTIEDHFKDYNYMTDKELCAVMLKKYKDVLSRPENKNLPVPAVFNTIEEQFDGDFQAFADSAYEASFLTTKAKVGDFIENPSADVMQNDILVQAMGSMTEAFFEVRQKSQEAEIKIADGNRLYVKGIREMNNELPADQQKKYYPNANSTMRLTYGSVQDYFPGDAMFYSYYTTAQGLLQKEDPKNPEFILPKEVKEKVLAKDYGRYADRTGELRIGFLTNNDITGGNSGSPVINGNGELIGLAFDGNWEAMSGDIAFEPELQRTICVDIRYVLWVVDKVYGATNLVNEMTLMSGKPEKSKKFEALMPEKY from the coding sequence ATGCTAAAACGAACAATTATTCTGGCACTGATGGCCGTGCTTTCCCTGCAAGGTTTTGCTGCTGAATCAGCAAAAAAGCCTTCTGATGAAGGTATGTGGCTTCCAATGTTTATTGACAGGCTGAACTATGTTGACATGAAGAAAATGGGGCTTAAGCTAACCCCTGAAGAGATCTACAGTGTCAATAACTCATCCCTGAAAGATGCAATTATCTCTTTTGGCGGATTCTGTACAGGTGAAATCGTATCAGACAGAGGTTTGATCTTAACCAACCATCACTGTGGTTATGACGGTATCCAGATGGTAAGTACAGTAGAGAAAAACTACCTTGAGAATGGCTTTTGGGCAAGAAACCACGCAGAAGAAATTCCAATTGAAGGACTGTTTGTTCGTTTTCTTGTAAGAATGGATGACGTTACCGAACGCATCAACAAGGAACTGGGCGACCTTACAATGGATGAGCGTATCAAGAAAGCTCAAGAACTGATGAAACAAGTTCAGACAGAAGCTGAAGAGAAAAATCCTAACTATGAAATTCAGGTGAAGTCATTCTTTGACAACAATGAGTTCTACATGTTCACATATGAGCGTTATGACGACATCCGTCTGGTAGGTACTCCTCCTGAATCAATTGGTAAGTTTGGTGGTGACACTGACAACTGGATGTGGCCTCGCCATACAGGTGACTTTTCTATGTTCCGTGTTTATGCAAGCAAGGACAACAAGCCTGCTGCTTACAGCAAAGAGAATGTTCCTTACAAACCTAAACACCACTTACCTGTTTCTATCAACGGTGTAATCAAGGATGATTTTGCCATGATCATGGGCTACCCTGGCTCTACTGATCGCTACCTGACTTCTTACGGTGTAGAACATCAGATTGATGTATTCAACCCTCTTTTTGTTGAAATGAGAGACGCTCGCCTTAAGACATGGAGAAAGTACATGGATGCTGACCCTAAGGTAAGATTACAATACGCATCTAAGTTTGCTAGTACTGCCAACTACTGGAAGTATTTCATGGGACAGACCAAAGGACTAAAACGCCTGAAAGTTTATGACAAAAAGCAAAAAGAAGAAGATGCTTTCACAAAGTGGGTCAATGCTGATGATAGCAGAAAGACAGCTTATAGCGATGCCCTTCCTAATATTGAAGAAGGCTTTAAAGCAAAACATGACGCTACCACTGAGTTGATTCTTTTCACTCAGGCTGCAAGAGCAATTGAATCAACAAAACTGATCAATGCGCTGCAAGGTTATGCTAAATCAATGGGTGGTGAACCTGCTCCTGAAGCAAAGGAGAAAATCCTTAAAACTATTGAAGATCACTTCAAGGACTACAATTACATGACAGACAAGGAACTTTGTGCTGTAATGCTCAAAAAATACAAGGATGTCCTGTCAAGACCTGAAAACAAGAATCTTCCTGTTCCTGCTGTATTCAATACTATTGAAGAGCAATTTGATGGGGACTTCCAAGCTTTTGCTGACTCAGCTTACGAAGCTTCTTTCCTGACTACGAAAGCGAAAGTGGGTGACTTCATCGAAAATCCTTCTGCTGATGTGATGCAAAATGATATTTTGGTACAGGCAATGGGTTCTATGACTGAAGCATTCTTTGAGGTAAGACAAAAATCTCAAGAAGCTGAAATCAAAATTGCTGACGGTAACAGACTGTATGTAAAAGGTATCCGTGAGATGAACAATGAGCTTCCTGCAGACCAACAGAAGAAATACTACCCGAACGCTAACTCAACTATGCGTCTGACTTACGGTTCGGTACAAGATTACTTCCCTGGTGATGCCATGTTCTACAGCTACTACACAACAGCTCAAGGACTACTTCAAAAAGAAGATCCTAAAAACCCTGAGTTTATTCTGCCAAAAGAAGTTAAAGAGAAGGTTTTGGCGAAGGACTATGGACGTTATGCTGATCGTACTGGTGAGTTGAGAATTGGATTCCTTACAAACAACGATATTACAGGTGGTAACTCAGGATCTCCTGTTATCAACGGAAACGGTGAACTGATCGGTTTGGCGTTTGATGGTAACTGGGAAGCTATGAGTGGTGATATTGCCTTTGAACCAGAGCTACAACGTACTATCTGTGTAGATATTCGTTATGTACTGTGGGTAGTGGATAAGGTATATGGAGCTACTAACCTCGTTAATGAAATGACATTGATGAGTGGTAAGCCAGAAAAGAGCAAGAAGTTTGAGGCACTGATGCCTGAAAAGTACTAA
- the clpB gene encoding ATP-dependent chaperone ClpB: MNFDKFTIKSQEVVQKAATIAQGNQQQVIETGHLLKAMVGNEENLFSFLFKKLGVNQDTFKSRLDKVVDGYPKSSGQSPYFSNDAAKAVQAAQQIMADMKDEYVAVEHLLMAILKGNDQVAKLLKDVGFTEDYLKKAIEEVRGGNKVTDQNAEAKYRSLERYSQNLTELARQGKLDPVIGRDEEIRRVLQILSRRTKNNPMLIGEPGVGKTAIAEGLAQRIVAGDIPENLKDITLCALDMGALVAGAKYKGEFEERLKAVIKEVVDSAGQIVLFIDEIHTLVGAGASGEGAMDAANLLKPALARGELRSIGATTLKEYQKYIEKDKALERRFQTVMVDEPSVEDTISILRGIKEKYEVHHGVRIKDDAIIAAAELSSRYISDRFLPDKAIDLMDEAASRMRIQIDSMPESIDEIQRKVMQLEIEREAIRRENDKEKEELLSKEIADLNEKLNALKARWKHEKGIIEQAQNLKKDIDQYRVEIDRAKREGNFGLVAELEYGKIPQSEQKLEELQKEVKKLEESGSVLLKQEVTSEDIADVVSRWTGVPVTKMLQSEREKLLDMETGLSMRVAGQGVAIEAIADAVRRSRAGLQDPRRPIGSFLFLGTTGVGKTELAKALAEFLFNDEHAMVRIDMSEYQERHAVSRLIGAPPGYVGYDEGGQLTEAVRRKPYSVILLDEIEKAHPDVFNILLQVLDDGRLTDNKGRVADFKNTIIIMTSNIGSQMIMEDFALIKEKNPDPDEKQVLLDATKEKVFELLKQSVRPEFLNRIDELIMFKPLELDEMKKIAKIQFEDIRKRMAHNGLHLEATDKALNYLAEVGYDPQFGARPLKRVIQRYLLNNLSKSILKGDVSNEGTVLIDVEDNKIVFKNQGSPDKLEA, from the coding sequence ATGAACTTTGATAAGTTTACTATTAAGTCGCAAGAAGTAGTACAGAAAGCAGCTACCATTGCGCAGGGAAATCAGCAACAGGTAATAGAGACTGGTCATTTGTTGAAAGCAATGGTCGGAAATGAAGAAAACCTGTTCTCATTTCTCTTTAAGAAACTTGGAGTGAATCAGGATACCTTTAAAAGTAGGTTGGATAAAGTTGTAGATGGGTATCCTAAGTCGTCGGGTCAAAGCCCTTACTTTTCTAATGATGCTGCTAAGGCGGTACAAGCTGCTCAACAGATTATGGCAGATATGAAAGATGAGTATGTGGCGGTGGAGCATTTGTTAATGGCTATTCTGAAAGGGAATGATCAAGTAGCAAAACTGCTCAAGGATGTTGGTTTTACAGAGGATTATTTAAAGAAAGCGATAGAGGAAGTGAGAGGAGGAAATAAAGTAACAGATCAGAATGCAGAAGCAAAGTACCGTTCTTTGGAAAGGTATTCTCAAAACTTGACTGAATTGGCAAGGCAAGGTAAACTTGACCCTGTAATTGGTCGTGATGAAGAGATTCGCCGTGTATTGCAAATTTTATCACGTCGTACCAAGAATAACCCTATGCTGATTGGTGAACCGGGAGTTGGTAAGACTGCAATTGCAGAGGGGTTAGCACAACGGATCGTGGCAGGAGATATTCCGGAAAACTTGAAGGACATTACACTTTGTGCCTTGGATATGGGTGCTTTGGTGGCGGGAGCCAAATACAAAGGTGAGTTTGAGGAAAGGCTGAAGGCAGTTATCAAGGAAGTGGTAGACTCCGCAGGGCAGATAGTACTGTTTATTGATGAGATTCATACATTGGTAGGTGCTGGAGCCAGTGGAGAGGGCGCTATGGATGCAGCGAACCTTTTGAAGCCGGCTTTGGCAAGAGGTGAGTTACGTTCAATTGGAGCAACTACTCTGAAGGAGTATCAGAAATATATAGAGAAAGACAAGGCGTTGGAACGTCGTTTCCAGACAGTGATGGTAGATGAACCATCTGTTGAAGACACGATTTCCATATTGCGTGGTATAAAAGAAAAGTACGAAGTGCACCATGGTGTACGGATTAAAGATGATGCAATCATTGCGGCAGCAGAACTTTCAAGCCGATATATTTCAGATCGTTTTTTGCCTGATAAGGCAATTGACTTGATGGATGAAGCAGCCTCCCGTATGCGTATTCAGATTGACTCGATGCCTGAATCCATTGATGAGATTCAGCGTAAAGTGATGCAATTGGAGATTGAGCGTGAGGCCATCAGAAGAGAAAACGATAAGGAAAAAGAGGAGCTTCTTTCAAAGGAAATAGCAGACCTTAATGAAAAGCTCAATGCGCTGAAAGCTCGTTGGAAGCATGAGAAGGGAATCATTGAACAGGCTCAAAACTTGAAAAAGGACATTGACCAGTATCGAGTTGAAATTGACCGAGCAAAACGTGAAGGTAACTTTGGTTTGGTTGCGGAGCTGGAGTATGGTAAGATTCCTCAGTCTGAGCAAAAGTTAGAAGAGCTTCAAAAAGAAGTCAAAAAGCTGGAAGAGTCTGGTAGTGTTCTATTGAAGCAGGAGGTGACCTCTGAGGATATCGCAGATGTGGTTTCACGCTGGACGGGTGTTCCGGTGACCAAAATGCTGCAATCTGAGCGAGAGAAACTACTGGATATGGAGACTGGCTTGAGTATGCGAGTGGCTGGTCAAGGAGTCGCCATTGAAGCCATTGCCGATGCGGTAAGGCGAAGCCGAGCAGGTTTGCAAGACCCTCGTCGTCCGATCGGTTCATTCCTTTTCTTAGGTACAACCGGTGTTGGTAAGACAGAGCTAGCTAAAGCTTTGGCGGAGTTCCTGTTCAATGATGAACATGCAATGGTACGTATTGATATGTCGGAGTATCAGGAGCGTCATGCGGTAAGCCGTTTGATTGGAGCACCTCCGGGCTATGTAGGGTATGATGAAGGTGGGCAGCTGACAGAAGCTGTAAGAAGAAAGCCTTATTCAGTGATCTTATTGGATGAGATAGAGAAAGCGCACCCTGATGTATTTAATATCCTATTGCAGGTGCTAGATGATGGTCGTTTGACTGACAACAAGGGTAGGGTAGCTGACTTTAAGAATACCATCATCATTATGACGTCCAATATTGGTTCGCAGATGATTATGGAGGATTTTGCTCTAATTAAGGAGAAAAACCCTGACCCGGATGAGAAGCAGGTATTGCTGGATGCAACGAAGGAGAAAGTGTTTGAGTTATTGAAGCAGTCAGTAAGACCAGAGTTTTTGAACCGTATTGATGAGTTGATCATGTTCAAGCCACTTGAGTTGGATGAGATGAAGAAAATTGCCAAGATTCAGTTTGAGGATATCCGCAAGCGAATGGCACACAATGGACTTCATCTGGAAGCAACAGATAAAGCGCTCAATTATCTGGCAGAGGTAGGTTATGATCCTCAGTTTGGGGCGAGACCACTAAAAAGGGTCATTCAACGATATTTGTTGAACAATCTTTCAAAGTCAATCCTGAAAGGGGATGTCAGTAATGAAGGTACGGTACTGATAGATGTAGAAGACAATAAAATTGTTTTCAAAAATCAGGGTAGCCCAGACAAGTTAGAAGCATAA
- the hflK gene encoding FtsH protease activity modulator HflK, translating into MKKDPFNDLSQYAKVPKKTIGSILLGVAILIAIASSTFQIGPEEVGVITRFGEFKKTVPSGLNFKMPFIEEVYKVPVERQQKQEFGFRTVRADVRSEFRESDQARDESLMLTGDLNLADVEWVVQYRIEDPYNYLFKVRNPETTLRDISESAMRQIVGDRTVNEVLTVGRTEIASKLEELVQSLCREYSLGIKIEQVVLQDVNPPEPVKAAFNAVNEAQQEKATLINQAKSEYNKVIPKARGQAQETIQKAEGYATERVNTAKGEVARFNALYKEYAKAPQVTKRRIYLETMSDVLPKLGSKIITDEKGSNVLPLLQMQLQNEKQEK; encoded by the coding sequence ATGAAAAAAGATCCATTTAATGACTTATCCCAATACGCCAAAGTCCCCAAAAAAACGATTGGGAGTATTTTACTGGGTGTTGCAATACTAATAGCGATTGCCAGCAGTACCTTTCAGATCGGACCTGAAGAAGTGGGGGTTATTACCCGGTTTGGAGAGTTCAAGAAAACCGTTCCATCAGGTCTTAACTTTAAGATGCCCTTCATAGAAGAAGTTTACAAAGTTCCTGTAGAACGCCAGCAGAAACAAGAGTTTGGTTTCCGTACTGTAAGAGCGGATGTTAGGTCTGAATTTAGAGAAAGTGATCAGGCTCGTGACGAATCCTTAATGCTCACTGGCGACCTAAACCTTGCAGATGTAGAATGGGTTGTACAGTACCGTATAGAAGATCCTTACAACTATTTATTCAAAGTAAGAAATCCGGAAACTACGCTTCGAGATATTTCAGAGTCAGCCATGAGACAAATCGTTGGGGACCGTACCGTCAACGAGGTATTGACAGTTGGTAGGACTGAGATTGCCAGCAAGCTAGAAGAACTGGTTCAGTCACTATGTCGAGAATACTCGCTCGGTATCAAGATTGAACAAGTAGTGCTACAGGACGTAAACCCTCCTGAGCCTGTAAAAGCCGCATTCAATGCTGTAAACGAAGCCCAACAGGAAAAAGCGACACTCATCAACCAAGCTAAATCTGAATACAACAAAGTTATTCCTAAAGCAAGAGGTCAAGCACAGGAGACGATTCAAAAAGCTGAAGGTTATGCAACAGAGCGTGTCAATACAGCCAAAGGAGAAGTTGCCAGATTCAATGCACTCTATAAAGAGTATGCGAAAGCTCCTCAGGTAACCAAGCGTAGGATTTACCTCGAAACAATGAGTGATGTTTTACCAAAACTTGGGTCAAAAATCATTACAGATGAAAAAGGGAGCAATGTACTGCCATTACTTCAAATGCAACTTCAAAACGAAAAACAGGAAAAATGA
- a CDS encoding hydrogenase maturation protein: MKILLLVTAFNGLSQRVWSDLRSKKHDVEVLVFQNEAQIEKEINDYIPDLIVAPYLKSVIPSNIYRQYKCLIVHPGIKGDRGPSSLDWAIMKQEEIWGVTIVEASKEMDAGNIWASRTFPMRDVSKSNLYRHEVAQAATECVAEAIEKFITNPSYQGEPLDYAKPDVKGELHPAIKRKDRKIDWLAPSADIIRKIKAGDSNPGVLDNILGEEYFLFGAHLEGKLKGKPKEILAQRHGAICIGTKDGAIWISHLKKKSGGFKLPATVAIGNKSTHIPHAMLSLTETYQQRPTFKEIKITKEGNIAYLHFDFYNGAMGTDQCRRLIQALKFVKQLPVKVVVLMGDADIWSNGIHLNLIENALSPAEESWANINAMNDLVREVIITDKQITISAMQGNAGAGGAILALAADYVFAREGVVLNPHYKKMGLFGSEYWTYLLPKRVGPIIAEHIIQSCEPISAFDARQLNLINDTFGKDINSFVSETKNRAISMTANNIWLELIRIKHHQRKADEKQKPLAEYRKKELERMYQNFFDPESIYHTLRHQFVHKISCGVSHPTHTPEYNI, translated from the coding sequence ATGAAAATCCTATTGCTAGTGACTGCCTTCAATGGCTTAAGTCAACGAGTATGGTCTGATTTACGCAGCAAAAAACACGATGTAGAAGTACTGGTTTTTCAAAATGAAGCTCAAATTGAAAAGGAAATCAACGATTACATCCCTGACTTGATAGTTGCTCCATACTTGAAGTCTGTTATCCCTTCCAACATTTACCGCCAATACAAATGCCTTATTGTCCACCCTGGAATTAAGGGTGATCGAGGGCCTTCTTCACTGGATTGGGCTATTATGAAGCAAGAAGAAATATGGGGAGTCACTATTGTAGAAGCTTCTAAAGAAATGGATGCTGGTAATATTTGGGCTAGTCGCACATTTCCTATGCGGGATGTCTCAAAAAGTAACCTTTACCGTCATGAAGTCGCACAAGCTGCCACTGAGTGCGTAGCAGAAGCCATTGAAAAATTCATTACCAACCCTTCCTATCAAGGAGAACCATTAGACTACGCCAAACCCGATGTAAAGGGTGAACTACACCCTGCCATCAAGCGCAAAGACCGTAAGATTGATTGGCTCGCTCCATCAGCTGACATTATCAGAAAAATAAAAGCCGGAGATAGCAACCCTGGAGTGTTAGATAATATTTTGGGAGAAGAATATTTCTTGTTTGGAGCACATCTCGAAGGGAAACTAAAAGGCAAGCCAAAAGAAATTTTGGCACAAAGACATGGTGCTATCTGTATTGGAACTAAAGATGGCGCCATATGGATCAGTCATCTTAAGAAAAAATCAGGAGGCTTTAAACTACCTGCCACTGTTGCGATAGGGAATAAAAGTACACATATTCCCCACGCAATGCTCTCACTAACTGAAACCTACCAGCAACGCCCCACATTTAAGGAAATCAAAATAACAAAAGAAGGAAATATTGCCTATCTGCACTTCGACTTTTATAATGGGGCAATGGGTACCGACCAGTGTAGACGCCTTATTCAAGCTTTAAAGTTTGTCAAGCAATTACCTGTAAAGGTCGTTGTCTTAATGGGTGATGCGGATATATGGTCTAACGGAATTCACTTGAACCTTATCGAAAATGCATTAAGCCCTGCTGAAGAGTCATGGGCTAATATCAATGCCATGAACGACTTGGTGAGAGAAGTAATTATAACTGATAAACAGATCACCATATCAGCGATGCAAGGCAATGCTGGAGCAGGAGGTGCTATTTTGGCTTTAGCTGCTGATTATGTATTTGCCCGTGAAGGAGTTGTACTTAATCCTCACTATAAGAAGATGGGACTTTTTGGCTCCGAATATTGGACATACCTTTTACCCAAAAGAGTCGGACCTATTATAGCAGAACATATTATACAAAGCTGTGAGCCTATCAGCGCTTTTGATGCCAGACAACTAAACCTTATTAATGATACTTTTGGTAAGGATATCAATTCATTTGTATCAGAAACAAAAAATAGGGCAATATCCATGACTGCCAACAATATATGGTTAGAGCTAATCAGAATAAAACATCACCAACGGAAAGCTGACGAAAAACAAAAACCACTAGCAGAATACCGAAAGAAAGAACTTGAAAGGATGTATCAAAACTTCTTTGATCCCGAATCCATATATCACACTCTCCGACATCAATTTGTTCACAAAATCAGCTGTGGTGTTTCGCATCCGACACACACTCCTGAATACAATATTTAA